The following DNA comes from Triticum aestivum cultivar Chinese Spring chromosome 3D, IWGSC CS RefSeq v2.1, whole genome shotgun sequence.
AGTAGCTTACACTTCAAGCTGCAAAACCACAGTCGTCAGTACCGATCATGCACAAGTTACGCAGGTTGAGGTTCTTTACCGAAACGTAGCAGCTTTCTGATTCCCAAGAGTACATCCGAAAAGTCATACAAAGAGACAGTAAGACACAGCGGAGTAAAGAGTTATCCATTCATCGATAACTAAGATTTACAGACAACAGAGGTTTTGGGGACAAATCGGGAACTTTTGTTGGGACTGAGAAAGATGCCAACTTAATTATACTGCAAAAATGACTGACATTACGAAGAAAAATTGCAAGAGCAACAAGGTAATCTGAAGAAAGCAATAGAGCTGCTATACAAGATCTACTGCTTCTCATCATAGAATACAAACAAGAAGACATCCGTGTCACCTCAACTTCGCAGGACTTGCCAGTTCGCCAATACACTCTCACTGACTTTATTGTACCATGTCGATCTTCCCGCGTTCCCTCGAAACACATTTGGAGACAAATTGTCACCTAAAACCAACACCGACGACATATATAATGTATATGAACAAGTCCCTGAGAGACGGCTGCATACGCAGATATTCACATTGCCTGGGCTGCTGGGCACTAACTCTACCGTTCGGTTTCATTTACGTTCTTATATTATACTTATATAATACATATATCTTATTTACGCCGTTGGTATTTTTGTACATTTTCCCGTGTATGCGTAGGCTTGAGTTGGGACGGTAAAAGAAGGGTTCAGACTGTGGCGGAAGAGACGCGCACTGCCTCAACGGCTGCGGAGGAGGCGCTCGGCGGCCGTGAGCGAGTGGCGGAAGTGGCAGCGGTGGCCGTAGGGGCAGACCTCGCCGTTGAGCACCATGCGGCAGACCTCGGTCTTGTACCGCGGGTGGCGGATGACGGGGCGGAGCTCGGAGACGCCGTGCGCGAACTGGCACTGATCGCCGTAGGGGCACGCCCCCGTCTCCTCCCACTTGTTGCACAGCTCTGTCTTGAACATGCCCTGGTTGTACACGTCCAGCTCCCCCGCCGCGTCCTGCTTCGTCTTCTGCTCCTCGCCTTTCTTGCCGCCGTCCGCTCCCGGTCCCGCGTACGCGCGCTGCTGCCGATCCACAATGTCAAATGCCAGTTCGAGAGGAGGAGATTATGCGGAATTGGCGAGGCGGGAGCAGGGACTCACCGAGCTCGGCTTGCGGTTGTATGCGGCCGGCGTGGCGGCTGCCGGTGTCGCCTGGTTCATCTTGAGGTAGTCATTCGACCGGACGGAGATGCTCTTCGGCAGCACGGCGAGCTTCTCGGGCGCGCGCTGCTTGGAGGCACCCTTGTGCTCGCCGAGGCGGAACCGGCGTATCTCGTCagcgatgacgacggcggcggcctccTTGCCGCCGAGCAGCGCGACGCGGCGCGCGAGGTCGCTGTTGGCCACGCGGAGCTCGGCGTTCTCGCGGCGGAGGATGGCCGCCTCGTCGACTGCCTCGGCGAGGTGGGAGAGGCAGAGCTCGTAGCGATCGGCCACCTCCTGGTACTGCAGCGCGAGCCGCGCGAGCTGGAGCCGGTGGccggtggcgtcggcggcggccgcGCCGTCGTAGTCGCCGTCGTCGACGAGGGAGCCGGAGGAGGACGGCGAGAGCGAGACGGACGTggcgagcggcgacggcgaggagaAGCCCAGGCTGGGGCTGAAGGGGGAGGAGCAGCGGTACAGGCCGTCGTCGCCGCCCGGGAGGTAGCGCGGCGAGCAGGAGAGGCGCTGGTCCCCGAAGGCGTACGGCTTGAGCTCGAAGGCCGAGCGGAGGCGGTCGGCGTTGGCCGGAGAGATGAGCGCTTCCTGCATGGCTATGGCTGGCTGATGATTTCCTCCGCAAACAAAGTATTCTCTGGGAACAAACAGATCAAAATGTCACAATTTTAAAAAACGACATAAAATGCAGTGGAAAATTCAACTCGGGATGTTGAAAAAGAAACCCAGAATGTTGGTGATACCTCTTGGCGCTGGATTAGGTGCAGAGAGAGAGGACGGCGACGAAGGAGGCGGGTACACGGGTGTAGTGCAGGCAGCGTGTGTTGTGGTTTATATAGCGGGGAGCATGCCAGGAGCAGAGGAGACAGTGGAGCCCGCACGTCCGCCACAGCGAGATGGCCGCCCCGCACCGGAGCTCCTTCTTCTCGTGTCCGCGGTTGTTGCATTGTGGCTCTAGCCTGCGCCTGCCCTTGCCTATTTACCGTTTCACCTAGGCCAGTAGTAGTAGTTCTGCAACTAATTAAAAAAAATCCCCCCAAAAGAGCGTAACCTTGGCCTATGCAAGGATTGATGGCGTCTAAATTCACATAGTTTTCTAAGTTTGACTAAATGTATAGAAAAAATAATTGGGGAGAAGAAGGTGTCAATGCACGGTTCTGAAAACCCGGCCAGTCGTTCAGTGGCATGGGTGTTTTTCCTTTTCAGGTTTTCTTAGGGAGTCTTTATGTTTGGTTTAAGGCGGCATTGCCTTGAGGTAGGAATAATGTTCTTCCTGCTCTATTCACATCATGTTGGTGTGTTTTTCACCGGAGGAGAGCGTGCGGAGCTGTGTCTTCGAAGGCCTTTCGTGATCCGATCGGCTTAGGTTTTCGGTGGATCCTTCTGGATTCGGCCGGCTTTGTGGTCTTCTGGTTTCTACAGGTCCTTATCGACGTTTATTCTCTGGTAAGGCGATTTGCTTTGCCTGCGGTCGTCGGTATCGCTTGGTCTGCATCAATGACTGTCCGGCCGCTGCCTCTACGAGCTTCTATGTGTTCGAAAAAATTGCTCTTCCAACCCTGTATTGACTGAATACATTATAAAAAGATATCTAATGATGAATATGTTGATATTGATTTGGTATTTTTTATCTACATAGTTTTGCATACACACTTGGTCAAACTTACAAAGCAATTTTGACTCAGTTTATACACTCATGTTTCATCGTACATACGGGCCATAGAAAGAATTCACATGGCTAGCACAACCAAATGGTAATACAACGCGCGCGTGCGAAGGAGTAAATCCAGCTTTACTAATATTATTATTGGGCCGATCCAAGTCGATTAAACATATATTTTGTTGTTGTCTCCTATTGACTGCACCCATAGTTATGGACTCCCATGCCTCCTTCGTAATCTGCAATTCTTTTTGAAACTCTCTTCGTGTTAAAACACAATCATTTCAACAATTTCACGCCGAAACTACGAAACATACACCCACACTTATTTGTGCCTTTAGCCTAGGTAAATCCTTGCCAGTTTTGGAACATCTTCCTTATACTCACAGGTGGGGGCAAATTGTTACTCACATGGATAGTGACCCAGCAGAATGTGGCAAACGGAAAGATACAGTAAGTTATAAATTGTTTGGTTATCACAAAAATAACACTTTTATATGCATACCATTTTCGTTTCGCCAAGTTGTTTTTGGTTTAGACCACTCGTTTGTCTGAGTTCCACATAAAGGTTTTATTGTAGTTTTTAACGGGACTTAGAGTTTGGGGATGTATTTTCTACACAAAACACGACCTTCATTAATGAGGACCGTGTACATAGATTAGATGAAGAGGACATCTGAATTATTAACTTTCAATAGAAAACATCTCTATCTTGAGATAGGTTTATCTCCATCACATATTGACAGATGTAGCCATGCCGTCCATTTATCCCAATAAGATCCCACTAAGGCTCAGTATTAAGTGGGATCTCACCTATAAAGTGATTCGACAAAATGTCTTCTCGCTAAATGATACTGTATAGGTTCAAGTATTGGAGACTTAGGGGTGCACCCTCTAATCAGGCGTCATCGCAAAATCTCGTGTTGGTCGTTGCCCACCAAGAAAGAACTTCTGCTAAAAAAGCTCTTTCTAATCTGTAATATATCATGCCTTTTTGGGA
Coding sequences within:
- the LOC123074576 gene encoding zinc finger CCCH domain-containing protein 9 isoform X2; this encodes MQEALISPANADRLRSAFELKPYAFGDQRLSCSPRYLPGGDDGLYRCSSPFSPSLGFSSPSPLATSVSLSPSSSGSLVDDGDYDGAAAADATGHRLQLARLALQYQEVADRYELCLSHLAEAVDEAAILRRENAELRVANSDLARRVALLGGKEAAAVVIADEIRRFRLGEHKGASKQRAPEKLAVLPKSISVRSNDYLKMNQATPAAATPAAYNRKPSSRAYAGPGADGGKKGEEQKTKQDAAGELDVYNQGMFKTELCNKWEETGACPYGDQCQFAHGVSELRPVIRHPRYKTEVCRMVLNGEVCPYGHRCHFRHSLTAAERLLRSR
- the LOC123074576 gene encoding zinc finger CCCH domain-containing protein 9 isoform X1, with the protein product MQEALISPANADRLRSAFELKPYAFGDQRLSCSPRYLPGGDDGLYRCSSPFSPSLGFSSPSPLATSVSLSPSSSGSLVDDGDYDGAAAADATGHRLQLARLALQYQEVADRYELCLSHLAEAVDEAAILRRENAELRVANSDLARRVALLGGKEAAAVVIADEIRRFRLGEHKGASKQRAPEKLAVLPKSISVRSNDYLKMNQATPAAATPAAYNRKPSSQRAYAGPGADGGKKGEEQKTKQDAAGELDVYNQGMFKTELCNKWEETGACPYGDQCQFAHGVSELRPVIRHPRYKTEVCRMVLNGEVCPYGHRCHFRHSLTAAERLLRSR